In one Pseudomonas sp. SCA2728.1_7 genomic region, the following are encoded:
- a CDS encoding PaaI family thioesterase: protein MSSLDTPLQDLAAPEGVCYGCGGRNPHGLHVKSHWHEDGVHVIAEHLPEAKYCGWPDLVYGGLIAMLVDCHSNWTAMAYHYRAENREPGSLPRIDCVTGNLGIKFIKPTPMGVPLVLRATVEGEVGRKTRVICEVYAGDVLTAVGDSVFVRVDTGQLADAAHGRKSQSPSP from the coding sequence ATGTCCAGCCTCGATACTCCTCTGCAAGACCTCGCCGCGCCCGAAGGCGTCTGTTACGGCTGCGGCGGCCGCAACCCGCACGGCCTGCACGTCAAAAGCCATTGGCATGAAGACGGCGTGCACGTCATTGCCGAACACCTGCCGGAGGCCAAATACTGCGGCTGGCCGGACCTGGTCTACGGCGGCTTGATCGCGATGCTGGTCGACTGCCATTCCAACTGGACAGCGATGGCTTACCACTACCGCGCGGAGAACCGCGAACCAGGCAGCCTGCCGCGCATTGACTGCGTTACTGGCAACCTCGGCATCAAGTTCATCAAACCGACACCGATGGGCGTACCGCTGGTTTTGCGGGCGACCGTCGAGGGTGAGGTTGGGCGCAAGACCCGGGTGATTTGCGAGGTGTATGCGGGGGATGTACTGACGGCGGTGGGTGATTCGGTGTTTGTGCGGGTCGATACCGGGCAATTGGCGGATGCGGCGCATGGGCGTAAAAGCCAAAGCCCCTCACCCTAG
- a CDS encoding ATPase, whose product MNTLTRLALVALLTGGALFTAPTYAADAESCHFQTLTGSSATLQHSQTVGVLLSENTLDNLQYLERYHDMAVNGAKDALDSRIREAFVSSSDPELAIDWLVSSLQQQFLSVTVYDNLDALVQAHPDVVVKLDTFNRLLTQRNSLVEARFTARFYDADLQYIGKAEGAVEKQLPSVWVHNQAAPVIAAQIDKQRDLQLNALKQFDVSLKALVASS is encoded by the coding sequence ATGAACACCCTGACCCGACTGGCTTTGGTCGCCCTGCTGACAGGCGGCGCACTGTTCACAGCTCCGACTTACGCAGCCGACGCCGAATCGTGTCACTTCCAGACCCTCACAGGCAGCAGCGCCACCCTTCAGCATTCACAGACGGTCGGCGTGCTGCTCAGCGAGAACACTCTGGACAACCTGCAATACCTTGAGCGTTACCACGACATGGCGGTCAACGGCGCGAAAGATGCGCTCGACTCGCGGATTCGTGAAGCCTTTGTCAGCAGTTCCGATCCGGAGCTGGCCATCGACTGGCTGGTGAGTTCGCTGCAACAACAGTTCTTGTCGGTGACCGTTTACGACAACCTGGATGCGCTGGTGCAGGCTCATCCGGACGTGGTGGTGAAGCTCGACACGTTCAATCGGCTGCTGACCCAGCGTAACAGTCTGGTCGAGGCGCGGTTCACCGCACGCTTCTACGACGCCGACCTGCAATACATCGGCAAGGCTGAAGGCGCCGTCGAGAAACAGTTGCCTTCGGTGTGGGTGCATAACCAGGCCGCACCGGTCATCGCTGCGCAGATCGACAAGCAGCGTGACTTGCAACTCAACGCCTTGAAGCAATTCGATGTGTCGCTCAAGGCGTTGGTGGCGTCGAGCTGA
- a CDS encoding GGDEF domain-containing protein produces MPLDPPTMLTLSIALAAAAALYLAIEWRSIREPSLLLWSAGFATITVGSTLALLRSSGFLLIGIWFANGLLVTAHFLFLLGVARFTQIRLSPAWYLIFVTWLVMLLLPDGPLWSKVMLAANSLLVALATLKASSLLRPHGKSLSVGAVQLRYVLLGHGIFYVAKALTVVIPGTLIDLAAFRGEIIQISLVEGAMAIMLIALSMTGTERYRREKQIARLAERDPLTALYNRRALEKRAPRLLEQVSPEHPGALLLIDIDNFKLVNDQHGHTAGDRLLIALSEMIRSLLPRNALTARLGGDEFVILLNSASSERVMELGNALREQFLSTTSQTFPTTAAVTLSIGASLFDNPPANLTTLIEQGDAALYESKRGGRNRLRLTGLTTPG; encoded by the coding sequence ATGCCGCTCGACCCACCGACGATGTTGACCCTTTCCATCGCCCTCGCAGCCGCTGCCGCGCTGTATCTGGCGATCGAATGGCGCAGCATTCGTGAGCCTTCGCTACTGTTGTGGAGCGCCGGTTTTGCCACCATCACCGTCGGTTCCACCCTGGCCCTGCTGCGCAGCAGCGGCTTTTTGCTGATCGGCATCTGGTTCGCCAACGGCTTGCTGGTGACCGCGCACTTCCTGTTCCTGCTCGGTGTGGCACGTTTTACCCAGATACGGCTGTCGCCGGCCTGGTATCTGATCTTTGTCACTTGGCTGGTCATGCTGCTGTTGCCGGACGGGCCGCTGTGGTCCAAGGTCATGCTCGCAGCCAATTCGCTGCTGGTGGCGCTGGCGACGCTCAAGGCCAGCTCACTGCTTCGCCCCCACGGCAAGTCGTTGAGCGTCGGCGCGGTGCAGTTGCGTTACGTTTTGCTCGGCCATGGGATCTTCTATGTAGCCAAAGCCCTGACCGTGGTGATCCCCGGCACGCTGATCGATCTGGCGGCGTTTCGTGGCGAGATCATCCAGATTTCCCTGGTCGAGGGCGCGATGGCAATCATGTTGATCGCTTTGTCGATGACCGGCACCGAACGTTATCGCCGGGAAAAACAGATCGCCCGCCTCGCCGAACGCGATCCGCTGACCGCCCTGTACAACCGCCGCGCCCTCGAAAAGCGCGCGCCGCGCCTGCTCGAACAGGTTTCGCCAGAGCATCCCGGCGCCTTGCTGCTGATCGATATCGACAATTTCAAACTGGTCAACGACCAGCACGGCCACACCGCTGGGGATCGTTTGTTGATCGCCCTGAGCGAGATGATCCGCTCGTTACTGCCGCGCAATGCGCTGACGGCGCGCCTGGGCGGTGACGAGTTTGTCATTCTGTTAAACAGCGCATCGAGTGAGCGCGTCATGGAACTGGGCAACGCCTTGCGCGAGCAGTTTCTCAGCACCACTTCACAGACATTCCCCACCACCGCGGCCGTGACCCTGAGCATCGGCGCCAGCCTGTTCGACAACCCGCCCGCCAACCTGACGACACTGATCGAGCAAGGCGACGCGGCACTCTACGAATCGAAACGCGGCGGGCGCAATCGCCTGCGCCTGACCGGACTCACCACGCCAGGATAA